Proteins co-encoded in one Quercus robur chromosome 8, dhQueRobu3.1, whole genome shotgun sequence genomic window:
- the LOC126696319 gene encoding protein DMP7, with protein MDGANAVLQQIEQPLLENEPKPPKTPAQKAIRKSFKISAHLANLLPTGSVLTFQVLSPAFTHQGQCQTIISRTMTLGLLALCCFLSFILRFTDSFRDARGKVRYGLATSRGLWVIDGSVKMEPEEAEKYRLKFIDFFHAFMSVLVFVAVAMFDKNIVKCFCPTPSPETKELLVTLPIGIGIACSVLFVALPTKRHGIGFPLSRN; from the coding sequence ATGGATGGTGCAAATGCAGTACTTCAACAAATAGAGCAACCACTTTTGGAAAATGAACCAAAACCCCCCAAAACACCAGCACAAAAGGCCATAAGAAAGTCCTTCAAAATATCAGCACATTTGGCCAATCTTCTTCCCACAGGCTCAGTCCTCACATTCCAAGTTTTGTCCCCGGCTTTCACACACCAAGGGCAGTGTCAAACCATCATAAGCCGCACCATGACTCTTGGACTTTTAGCATTGTGTTGCTTCTTAAGCTTTATTCTAAGATTCACTGATAGCTTCAGAGACGCAAGAGGCAAAGTTCGGTATGGTTTAGCCACATCTCGGGGCTTGTGGGTGATCGATGGGTCAGTGAAAATGGAACCTGAGGAGGCAGAAAAGTATAGACTAAAGTTCATTGATTTCTTCCATGCCTTCATGTCCGTTCTGGTTTTTGTAGCAGTGGCAATGTTTGATAAAAACATTGTCAAGTGCTTCTGCCCAACACCATCTCCAGAGACCAAGGAACTTCTAGTGACATTGCCTATTGGGATTGGCATCGCATGCAGTGTGTTGTTTGTTGCACTCCCCACAAAGCGCCATGGAATTGGATTCCCTCTCTCTCGCAACTAA